The following coding sequences are from one Plasmodium gaboni strain SY75 chromosome 10, whole genome shotgun sequence window:
- a CDS encoding hypothetical protein (conserved Plasmodium protein, unknown function) has translation MIRKGVELFYLKNAPWTPPSKYHLKCFIRLYHKNIIKKEKIIRKRFSYEYINDDENFLFNKYSCVNSLVNYYYVNKKFEEINLLIKNKQDDGKYIDEIINILYILCVKGNISILDRRIKYYVSYILSYINEYMEALSDDKNKNINKRQHNDINKDITNNFFEHMGTDANCYNPHNIYNNVNIKEDNTIINNKKKFISIKSYLLFLNILKVLDMKNDFNIFLKYISENIHFFSIDIIHKIAFSYDIKHMDIINNNDNNKIFFKEILDYIYTLIQYNPSIYFIKMKSVNLCINICSNYFFEKKYKPEKKTYEYNEDIIYMYNLNYIYINHIITFNNLILEYNTKNQIKHDNSGNIYKEKTECAFNKSNKIITNKSDILTNSVQSKSQYRNECINSNNNLNIINEKCKDYINDFYFNYYMIDTIYILYNYYTNLLRKKKIINKIKITNQNDKQKEEHFFLFIPDVKNNITNILLHFIYIIHINLNRNQQKIKNKKIIQALERVLKLSYQFRHTSFNYESFVLNYCNMLLVSKLDLSLIDNIKILTIFKHIITPRKKADLQHIETKEKKQRIDNALNICQETEKKKKKKKLNDNKIMYLTEENENKNEIYDRENNKYIEQTILHIKQSNISNIKENNFELYDINKHLDNMIKLVCSNLKTCVHNSSGNDICMLIPLIYEFHKYMDDELKNILIVQITCNKHNINENNIINILRVFYKIKYRNDMLDQFFYNHKNFNFNDNYVVNEQQSDQKNIYMCSCPKNFFLFFYYKSKNNLFNYKDMYYIENYIQHNFLEMNIKDFLLLLLIYYKNKVFLLPQLLIKILSIVNNGKKLITQKELLFCLYLFSKNYYHLSNDHSEWIDHNDKNTHLIRKINLFRKTHYNQEHINHFVNLINDLFYFIYNEKKINYPPEQVRHLLEEEEKKKKKIINNNNNNNNKKIIIINKNSQNGELAKMMKDETNNNNMSYELYEEEEYNIELNQKSNNINSIDEYKINFNILKTNLIMMKILYNLYYAYFSSLFEKRKRQEKNILNSHHEKLLNHLYVCFNENYSKNVEEIKEVAPLLYYFTYFNLYSSFYFERQISYIFMNNIIDERLIKYVMLSHVCVKKIIPHEIKGVIKKYVFENFEHFSDSFKILCFRLSHHFLDVSNGVPLTGENNNVVIDNNVGTNNNVGTNNNVDISIFNHLLNNLLTNLDHMKPNHYLVIYSTICNNMIKNKKYYIELFYHMNKIAICYNNEQLFSILYYMYKTGYSKPKIRKKIRNLILFRHKKRLIHLSMYIKYILPLDEFGIYHLLPIKYQNIIYDKLTVDVKSLIRPPLQHME, from the coding sequence ATGATTAGGAAGGGTGTTGAGCTATTTTATTTGAAGAATGCTCCATGGACACCTCCTTCAAAATATCACttaaaatgttttataagactatatcataaaaatattattaagaaagaaaaaataataagaaaaagattctcatatgaatatataaatgatgatgaaaattttttatttaataaatatagtTGTGTAAATTCTTTAGTTAATTATTACtatgttaataaaaaatttgaagaaataaatttattaattaaaaataaacaagATGATGGCAAATATATTGATGAgattattaatatattgtatattcTTTGTGTAAAGGGTAATATTAGTATACTAGATagaagaataaaatattatgtttcttatattttatcatatatcAATGAATATATGGAAGCATTGTctgatgataaaaataaaaatataaacaagAGACAAcataatgatataaataaagatattacgaataatttttttgaacACATGGGCACAGATGCTAATTGTTATAATCctcataatatatataataatgttaatataaaagaagacaatacaattattaataataagaaaaaatttattagTATTAAGAGTTATTTGTTAtttcttaatattttaaaagtattagatatgaaaaatgattttaatatattcttaaaatatataagtgaaaatattcattttttttctatagATATTATTCACAAAATAGCCTTTAGTTATGACATAAAACATATGGATATTATAAacaataatgataataataaaatattttttaaagaaatattagactatatatatacattaatacaatataatccttctatatattttataaaaatgaaaagcgttaatttatgtattaatatatgtagtaactatttttttgaaaaaaaatataaaccagaaaaaaaaacgtatgaatataatgaagatattatttatatgtataatttaaattatatatatataaatcatattataacatttaataatttaatacttgaatataatacaaaaaatcaaataaaacATGATAATTCAggtaatatatataaagaaaaaactGAATGTGCATTTAATAAGagtaataaaattataacaaACAAATCGGATATATTAACAAACAGTGTTCAATCTAAATCACAATATAGAAATGAATGTATAAATTCAAACAacaatttaaatattataaatgaaaaatgtAAGGACTATATTAATgacttttattttaattattatatgattgatactatatatattttatataattattatacaaatttattaaggaaaaaaaaaataataaacaaaataaaaataacaaacCAAAACGATAAACAAAAGGAAGAacatttctttttgtttataccagatgtaaaaaataatattacgaatattttgttacattttatttatattatacatattaacCTAAATAGGAATcaacaaaaaattaaaaataaaaaaattatacaaGCATTAGAAAGAGTTTTAAAATTAAGCTATCAATTTAGACATACATCATTTAATTATGAATCTTTTGTATTAAATTATTGTAACATGTTATTAGTTAGTAAACTTGATCTTTCTTTaattgataatataaaaatattaacaatatttaaacatataattacaCCACGCAAGAAGGCGGATCTACAACATATAGAAACgaaagaaaaaaaacaaagaaTAGATAATgcattaaatatatgtcaagaaacagaaaaaaaaaaaaaaaaaaaaaaattaaatgacAATAAGATCATGTATCTTAcagaagaaaatgaaaataaaaatgaaatatatgatagagaaaataataaatatattgaacaaaccattttacatataaaacAATCGAACATTTctaatataaaagaaaataatttcgaattatatgatataaataaacatttggataatatgataaaacTAGTGTGTAGTAATTTAAAAACGTGTGTACATAATTCAAGTGGTAATGACATATGTATGTTAATTCCTCTAATTTATGAatttcataaatatatggatgatgaattaaaaaatatattaatagttCAAATTACTTgtaataaacataatataaatgaaaataatataataaatatacttcgagtattttataaaataaaatatagaaatGATATGTTGGatcaatttttttataaccACAAGAActttaattttaatgataattatgTGGTTAATGAACAACAAAGTGATcagaaaaatatatatatgtgttcTTGTCcaaagaatttttttttattcttttattataaaagtaaaaataatttattcaattataaagatatgtattatattgaaaattatatacaacATAATTTCTTAgaaatgaatataaaagattttcttcttctattattaatttattataaaaataaagttTTCTTATTACCACAATTATTAATCAAAATCCTTTCCATTGTTAATaatggaaaaaaattaataacgcaaaaagaattattattctgcttatatttattctcaaaaaattattatcatttgtCAAACGATCATAGTGAATGGATAGAtcataatgataaaaatacaCATTTAATCAGAAAAATTAACTTATTTAGAAAAACCCATTATAATCAAGAACATATCAACCATTTTGTCAACTTAATtaatgatttattttattttatttataatgaaaaaaaaattaattatcCACCTGAACAAGTCAGGCATTTGTTggaagaagaagaaaaaaaaaaaaaaaaaattataaataataataataataataataataaaaagataataataataaataaaaacagCCAAAATGGTGAGCTAGCCAAAATGATGAAAGATGAGacaaataataacaatatgagttatgaattatatgaagaagaggaatataatattgaattaaatcaaaaaagtaataatataaattctattgatgaatataagataaattttaacatattaaaaacaaatttgataatgatgaaaatattatataatttatattatgcttatttttcttcattatttgagaaaagaaaaagacaagaaaaaaatattctgAACAGTCATCACGAAAAATTATTGaatcatttatatgtatgttttaatgaaaattattcaaaaaatgTTGAAGAAATTAAGGAGGTAGCACctttgttatattattttacatattttaatttatattcatctTTTTATTTCGAAAGACAAAtctcatatatatttatgaataatataatagatgagcgattaataaaatatgtaatgCTCAGTCACGTGTgtgtaaaaaaaattattccACATGAAATCAAAGgtgtaataaaaaaatatgtgtTTGAAAATTTTGAACATTTTAGTgattcttttaaaatattatgttttaGATTAAGTCACCACTTTTTGGATGTATCGAATGGTGTACCTCTCACTGGGGAGAATAATAATGTGGTGATAGATAATAATGTTGgaacaaataataatgttggaacaaataataatgtggacatatcaatatttaatcatctattaaataatttgttAACAAATTTAGATCATATGAAACCCAATCATTATTTAGTTATATATTCTACGATTTGCAATAATATgattaaaaataaaaaatattatattgaattattttatcatatgaATAAGATAGCtatatgttataataatgaa